From the genome of Nocardia sp. NBC_01503, one region includes:
- a CDS encoding TIGR03086 family metal-binding protein → MPVHGRPALNVRLVLAGSRNATPDIRRPLPLAKGKLGYMTDCFEGIIDRFLLSCSEFERTLQPVRPEQWVWPTPCTEWNVRQLVNHVTRGNLNYANLVEGASAAAFLRLREVDALDGDPVGAFARSVSTCAEAFARPGALRRELDYPLGRVVARQALAVRTTDTTIHTWDLARSVGAEETLDPGLVAWIDDHLDEIYAGLSETPRAPDTTHRFFAAPRAGSNDDAPQQDRLLRQMGRTPDRTGR, encoded by the coding sequence ATGCCGGTGCATGGCCGGCCCGCCCTGAACGTTCGCCTCGTCCTCGCTGGCTCTCGCAACGCAACGCCCGATATCCGCCGGCCTCTACCGCTCGCGAAAGGCAAGCTGGGTTATATGACCGATTGTTTCGAGGGGATCATCGATCGTTTCCTGCTGTCCTGCAGCGAGTTCGAACGGACGCTGCAACCCGTTCGGCCCGAGCAATGGGTCTGGCCGACTCCCTGCACGGAGTGGAACGTACGCCAACTGGTCAACCACGTGACTCGAGGAAATCTCAACTACGCGAACCTTGTCGAGGGCGCCAGCGCCGCGGCGTTTCTGCGCCTACGCGAGGTCGACGCACTGGATGGCGATCCAGTGGGTGCCTTCGCTCGGTCCGTGTCCACGTGTGCGGAGGCGTTCGCTCGACCGGGCGCACTGCGCCGGGAACTCGATTACCCCCTGGGAAGAGTGGTCGCCCGACAAGCGCTCGCGGTGCGGACCACAGATACGACAATCCACACCTGGGACCTCGCGCGATCGGTCGGTGCCGAGGAAACCCTCGACCCCGGCCTGGTCGCCTGGATCGACGACCATCTGGACGAGATCTACGCCGGCCTCTCGGAAACACCCAGGGCTCCCGACACAACTCATCGGTTCTTCGCCGCACCCCGAGCCGGGTCGAACGACGATGCGCCGCAACAGGATCGGCTACTCCGACAGATGGGCAGAACGCCCGACCGGACAGGCCGCTGA